A window from Bordetella petrii encodes these proteins:
- a CDS encoding LTA synthase family protein — protein sequence MRHSTLLFIIAAYVLLTASRLALAAWQWRRVQNAGGLKPILLGGLRIDTNQIAVLVAWPAVLSPWLGHLPGAATVTGIWLQVCWVLLGFLEVATPAFITEYDTRPNRLFVEYLKHPREVSGMLWRGYKLELAGALVSLVVLVAIGHALFGNAEAGARWDWWQMALGSLAILAAVILAIRGTLGHRPINPSTVAYSNDGMLNTLALNSLYNVLYAIYSMKYEKSAAAVYGRMPEERMHEVVLSCAGLPRPPAVATHPSVHRQAPTRTRERPAKIVIILQESLGAQYSAALGGANLTPQLDALAREGWAFTRAYATGTRSVRGLEAVTAGFLPTPAQAVLKLPAAQRGFFTLADVLGRHGYHSRFIYGGESHFDNMKAFFLGNGFDEIVDRPDFTDPAFVGTWGASDEDMFTQLDARLRADGDQPSFTLAFTVSNHSPWEYPAGRIVVDGNPATVENTVRYADWALGQFFERARQAPYWDDTVFLVVADHDSRVFGDTLVPVRHFHIPAVILGGGIEPRRDDSIISQIDLPPTLLSLAGVACTHPMVGRDLTRAAPNRAIMQYENHYGYLKGEDLLVLLPGKAPVQFRYAMPETFEPAATDPALAEEALAHALWPSWAYREERYCVPGDVHA from the coding sequence ATGCGACATTCGACCCTACTGTTCATTATCGCGGCCTATGTGCTGCTGACCGCCAGCCGCCTGGCGCTGGCCGCCTGGCAATGGCGCCGCGTGCAGAATGCGGGCGGCCTGAAGCCCATTCTGCTGGGTGGCCTGCGCATCGACACCAACCAGATCGCCGTGCTGGTGGCCTGGCCCGCCGTGCTGTCGCCCTGGCTGGGGCACCTGCCGGGCGCCGCCACGGTCACCGGCATCTGGCTGCAAGTGTGCTGGGTGCTGCTGGGCTTCCTGGAAGTGGCCACCCCGGCCTTCATCACGGAATACGACACCCGGCCCAACCGGCTGTTCGTCGAATACCTGAAGCATCCGCGCGAAGTCTCGGGCATGCTGTGGCGCGGCTACAAACTGGAACTGGCCGGCGCGCTGGTGTCTCTGGTAGTGCTGGTGGCCATTGGCCATGCGCTGTTCGGCAACGCCGAGGCGGGCGCGCGCTGGGACTGGTGGCAAATGGCCCTGGGCAGCCTGGCCATCCTGGCCGCGGTGATCCTGGCCATACGGGGCACCCTGGGGCACCGCCCCATCAATCCGTCTACTGTGGCCTACAGCAACGACGGCATGCTGAACACCCTGGCGCTGAACTCGCTGTACAACGTGCTGTACGCGATCTACAGCATGAAGTACGAAAAATCGGCTGCCGCCGTCTACGGCCGCATGCCGGAAGAACGCATGCACGAAGTGGTGCTGTCGTGCGCCGGCCTGCCCCGCCCGCCGGCCGTGGCCACACACCCCAGCGTGCACCGCCAGGCGCCCACGCGCACCCGCGAGCGCCCGGCCAAGATCGTGATCATCCTGCAGGAAAGCCTGGGCGCGCAGTACAGCGCCGCGCTGGGCGGCGCCAACCTGACGCCGCAGCTGGATGCGCTGGCGCGCGAGGGCTGGGCCTTCACGCGCGCCTACGCCACCGGCACGCGCTCGGTGCGCGGGCTGGAAGCCGTGACGGCCGGCTTTCTGCCCACCCCCGCCCAGGCGGTGCTGAAGCTGCCCGCCGCGCAGCGCGGCTTTTTCACGCTGGCCGACGTGCTGGGCCGCCACGGCTACCACTCGCGCTTCATCTATGGCGGCGAATCGCACTTCGACAACATGAAGGCGTTCTTCCTGGGCAACGGCTTCGACGAAATCGTCGACCGCCCGGATTTCACCGACCCGGCCTTCGTGGGCACCTGGGGCGCGTCGGACGAAGACATGTTCACGCAGCTGGACGCCCGCCTGCGCGCCGACGGCGACCAGCCCTCATTCACCCTGGCCTTCACCGTATCGAACCATTCGCCCTGGGAATATCCGGCCGGGCGCATCGTGGTGGACGGCAACCCCGCCACGGTCGAGAACACGGTGCGCTATGCCGACTGGGCGCTGGGCCAGTTTTTCGAGCGCGCACGGCAGGCGCCCTACTGGGACGACACCGTGTTCCTGGTGGTGGCCGACCACGATTCGCGCGTGTTCGGCGACACCCTGGTGCCGGTGCGCCACTTCCACATTCCGGCGGTCATCCTGGGCGGCGGCATCGAGCCGCGGCGCGACGACAGCATCATCAGCCAGATCGACCTGCCGCCCACCCTGCTGTCGCTGGCCGGCGTGGCGTGCACGCACCCCATGGTGGGCCGTGACCTGACCCGCGCCGCCCCCAACCGCGCCATCATGCAATACGAGAACCACTACGGCTACCTGAAGGGCGAAGACCTGCTGGTGCTGCTGCCGGGCAAGGCGCCGGTGCAGTTCCGCTATGCCATGCCCGAAACCTTCGAACCCGCCGCCACCGACCCGGCGCTGGCCGAAGAGGCCCTGGCGCACGCGCTGTGGCCCAGCTGGGCGTACCGGGAAGAGCGGTATTGCGTGCCGGGTGATGTTCACGCCTGA
- a CDS encoding class II aldolase/adducin family protein, whose translation MNEDLTMDVKSAVSAQEWETRVELAACYRLMPMYGMSDLIYNHITARIPGEADRLLINPYGYLYEEITASSLITIDVAGNVLLNPHQDYGVNPAGYVIHSAVHGARHDAQCVIHTHSRAGMAVSALKCGLLPLTQTAMRFASIAYHDFEGPAIDLQERERLLRDLGKGDAMVLRNHGLLVTGADIPQAFNTIYWLEMACRAQVDAMACNTELNIPDAAVVAKTEHLYKPEVRRPHGILEWPAMLRLLNRRDPSYRT comes from the coding sequence ATGAACGAAGACCTGACCATGGACGTGAAGTCGGCCGTGTCGGCGCAAGAATGGGAAACCCGCGTCGAACTGGCCGCCTGCTACCGGTTGATGCCGATGTACGGCATGAGCGACCTGATCTACAACCACATCACGGCGCGCATTCCGGGTGAAGCCGACCGGCTGCTGATCAATCCGTACGGCTACCTGTATGAAGAGATCACGGCGTCCAGCCTGATCACCATCGACGTGGCCGGCAATGTGCTGCTCAACCCGCACCAGGACTACGGCGTGAACCCCGCGGGCTACGTCATCCACAGCGCCGTGCACGGCGCGCGCCACGATGCGCAGTGTGTCATCCATACCCACAGCCGCGCCGGCATGGCGGTGTCGGCGCTGAAGTGCGGGCTGCTGCCGCTGACCCAGACGGCCATGCGCTTCGCCAGCATTGCCTATCACGACTTCGAGGGGCCGGCCATCGATCTGCAAGAGCGCGAGCGCCTGCTGCGCGACCTGGGCAAGGGCGATGCGATGGTGCTGCGCAACCACGGCCTGCTGGTCACCGGCGCCGATATCCCGCAGGCCTTCAATACGATCTACTGGCTGGAAATGGCCTGCCGCGCGCAGGTGGACGCCATGGCCTGCAACACCGAGCTGAACATTCCGGACGCCGCGGTGGTGGCCAAGACCGAGCACCTGTACAAGCCCGAGGTCAGGCGGCCGCACGGCATCCTGGAATGGCCGGCGATGCTGCGCTTGCTGAACCGGCGCGATCCGTCGTATCGCACTTGA
- the nudC gene encoding NAD(+) diphosphatase: protein MNFIFRGNELLVHEAGLDLPDAATCAVLGLQPETLQQVWLDNPQIRTVHVSATAEAPPGYAFRKLRALLADLGERAALAGRAFQIAEWARTHRYCGVCATPMQPVGHEFCMRCPSCGMSAYPRISPAMMVLVRKGDSILLARHATYATARHTALAGFVEAGESIEDAIHREVMEEVGLRVDRLQYFGSQSWPFPHSLMIAFTAEYAGGEIRLQADEIAEARWYGPGDTLPEIPMRESIAGSLVRANLPAGIRS from the coding sequence TTGAACTTCATTTTCCGTGGCAACGAACTGCTGGTGCACGAGGCCGGACTGGATCTGCCTGACGCCGCCACCTGCGCCGTCCTGGGACTTCAGCCCGAGACCCTGCAGCAGGTATGGCTGGACAATCCGCAGATCCGCACGGTGCACGTGTCCGCCACGGCCGAAGCCCCGCCAGGCTATGCGTTCCGCAAGCTGCGCGCCCTGCTGGCCGACCTGGGCGAGCGCGCCGCGCTGGCCGGACGGGCCTTCCAGATTGCCGAATGGGCCCGCACCCACCGCTATTGCGGGGTGTGCGCCACGCCCATGCAGCCGGTGGGCCACGAATTCTGCATGCGCTGCCCGTCCTGCGGCATGTCGGCCTACCCGCGCATTTCGCCGGCCATGATGGTGCTGGTGCGCAAGGGCGACAGCATCCTGCTGGCGCGCCACGCCACCTATGCCACGGCCCGCCATACCGCCCTGGCGGGCTTCGTGGAAGCCGGCGAAAGCATCGAAGACGCCATCCACCGCGAAGTCATGGAAGAAGTCGGCCTGCGGGTCGACAGGCTGCAGTACTTCGGCAGCCAGTCGTGGCCGTTCCCGCATTCGCTGATGATCGCCTTCACCGCCGAATATGCCGGCGGCGAGATCCGCCTGCAGGCCGATGAAATCGCCGAAGCGCGCTGGTACGGGCCGGGCGACACCCTGCCCGAGATCCCCATGCGCGAATCCATCGCGGGCAGCCTGGTGCGCGCCAACCTGCCGGCCGGCATCCGTTCCTGA
- the mobB gene encoding molybdopterin-guanine dinucleotide biosynthesis protein B encodes MTRIIGFAGWSGAGKTSLLTKLIPCLKARGYSVSTLKHAHHAFDIDTPGKDSHRHRESGATEVLVASSARWALMHELRGATEPELGELLGAMSPVDFILVEGFKRNAHIKIEVHRQANDKPWLYPDDPSIGAIASDVAPDGAPLPRVLLDDTEAVADLVEVLAWPLDVAVARLAEPAGK; translated from the coding sequence ATGACAAGAATCATAGGCTTTGCCGGATGGAGCGGCGCGGGCAAGACCTCGCTGCTGACCAAGCTGATCCCCTGCCTGAAAGCGCGCGGCTACAGCGTGTCGACCCTGAAACACGCCCACCATGCGTTCGACATCGACACGCCGGGCAAAGACTCCCACCGGCACCGGGAATCGGGCGCCACCGAAGTGCTGGTGGCCTCGTCGGCGCGCTGGGCGCTGATGCACGAGCTGCGCGGCGCCACCGAGCCCGAACTGGGCGAACTGCTGGGCGCCATGAGCCCGGTGGATTTCATCCTGGTCGAAGGCTTCAAGCGCAACGCCCACATCAAGATCGAAGTCCACCGGCAGGCCAATGATAAGCCCTGGCTGTACCCCGATGACCCCAGCATCGGCGCCATCGCCAGCGACGTCGCGCCCGACGGCGCGCCGCTGCCGCGCGTGCTGCTCGATGACACCGAAGCGGTAGCCGACCTGGTCGAGGTGCTGGCCTGGCCGCTGGATGTGGCGGTGGCGCGGCTGGCCGAACCCGCCGGCAAGTAA